GGATGGACTGGTAAACAATTGCAGCAGATGGTATTGAGGGGACTCAACCAAGCGCAAAAAGTTGCTTGCGTTTCAGAACAGACTAGAAGCGATGTGTTACGTCTTTCTTCTCTTGATGAGAGTGCTGTATCTGTGATTCCTATGGGTTTAAACTATCCTTATACCCCTATGCCATCTACAGAAGTACAGCAACGTTTAAACGCTTTGGGTATTCCTCGAAATTGTCAATTCATTCTGCATGTAGGGGCAAATCACTGGTACAAAAATCGGTTGGGGGTTTTATCAATATTTTATCAACTGACGCTGCAACTGCCACAATCAGAATTTTACCTGGTCATGGTAGGTAAAGCCATGACTGATGAAATGCGCCAGTTCATTAAAATGCATAATCTGACTCAAAAGGTAATAGAGTTAGTAGAAATTGATAACGAAAATTTACGAGGTCTTTATTGCGCTGCTACAGCCTTACTTTTTCCTTCCCTCTATGAAGGCTTTGGTTGGCCAATTATAGAAGCTCAAGCTTGCGGTTGTCCTGTCTTTACTTCCAACCGTTCTCCCATGAATGATGTGGGAGGAGAAGCAGCTATATATATAGAACCAGACCAGCCTCAAGAAACGGCAGAAAAAATTATTTACTATCTTCCGACACTAGGAGAACTTAAACCCAAAGGATTGGTTAATTCTCAAAAATTTTCAGCGCAAAAAATGATTTTCGAGTATATTAATCTTTATCAGCAAGCGATTACTGAAAATTATCCAAATAAAGCAAAAAAAGTTTAATTTTACTGGT
Above is a window of Nostoc sp. UHCC 0702 DNA encoding:
- a CDS encoding glycosyltransferase family 4 protein, whose amino-acid sequence is MKILLIGNYQPDAIQSMDIFASMLENYLTQCGHQVQVIRPNPWFGKLVSSANFFRKWLGYIDKLILFPAQLSQALAWADVVHICDQGNAFYTKYLQNIPHIVTCHDLFPIRAGLGEFPEHRTGWTGKQLQQMVLRGLNQAQKVACVSEQTRSDVLRLSSLDESAVSVIPMGLNYPYTPMPSTEVQQRLNALGIPRNCQFILHVGANHWYKNRLGVLSIFYQLTLQLPQSEFYLVMVGKAMTDEMRQFIKMHNLTQKVIELVEIDNENLRGLYCAATALLFPSLYEGFGWPIIEAQACGCPVFTSNRSPMNDVGGEAAIYIEPDQPQETAEKIIYYLPTLGELKPKGLVNSQKFSAQKMIFEYINLYQQAITENYPNKAKKV